The following are encoded together in the Nocardioides sp. Arc9.136 genome:
- the glgB gene encoding 1,4-alpha-glucan branching protein GlgB produces MTTPTTPSTKPVAREELDLILGGGHGDPHSVLGAHPHEGGVTVRVLKPLASSVTVAGDWGETRLEHEYEGFWAGVLPVADVPAYRVRVAYEGEPVEVDDPYRFLPTLGEMDLHLINEGRHEQLWTVLGARVHHYAGEVTGTSFAVWAPSARGVRIKGSFNSWDGREHPMRQLGSSGVWELFVPGLGTGTAYKYAILGQDGEWREKADPLAAWSEQPPATSSLVFESTYEWGDDAWMAERPAKQPVAEAMSVYEMHLASWKKHPDGRFWSWAELADDLPAYLADLGFTHVELMPVMQHPFGGSWGYHVTSYFAPDSRFGDPDGFKLLVDRLHQAGIGVILDWVPGHFATDEWALARFDGTPLYEDPNPQRGWHKEWGSHIFNFGRNEVRNFLYANAVYWLEEFHADGLRVDGVASMLYLDYSREEGEWTPNKHGGRENLEAVQFLQEMNATVYKRVPGIVTVAEESTSWPGVTRPTSADGLGFGFKWNMGWMHDSLGYVAHEPVHRAYHHGEMTFSLVYAWSENYVLPISHDEVVHGKGSLLRKMPGDRWQQLANLRAYLGFMWAHPGKQLLFMGAELGQESEWAESRELDWWLMDHPEHRGVHSLVRDLNRVYTGSPALWAADHDPAGFQWIDANDAGHNTFSFVRRVPDGSAVPELVCVANFAAVPHEGYRLALPAEGVWEEVLNTDAETYTGSGVGNLGTITGVAGEHQGLPAHADIVVPPLATVWFRRKA; encoded by the coding sequence ATGACCACGCCCACCACCCCCTCCACCAAGCCGGTCGCCCGCGAGGAGCTCGACCTGATCCTCGGCGGCGGCCACGGCGACCCGCACAGCGTGCTGGGTGCCCACCCGCACGAGGGCGGCGTCACCGTCCGCGTGCTCAAGCCCCTCGCCTCGAGCGTGACGGTCGCCGGCGACTGGGGCGAGACCCGGCTCGAGCACGAGTACGAGGGCTTCTGGGCCGGCGTCCTGCCGGTGGCCGACGTGCCCGCCTACCGGGTGCGCGTGGCCTACGAGGGTGAGCCGGTCGAGGTCGACGACCCCTACCGCTTCCTGCCGACGCTCGGCGAGATGGACCTGCACCTGATCAACGAGGGACGCCACGAGCAGCTGTGGACGGTCCTCGGCGCGCGGGTCCACCACTACGCCGGCGAGGTGACCGGCACGTCCTTCGCCGTCTGGGCCCCGTCGGCGCGCGGCGTCCGGATCAAGGGCTCCTTCAACAGCTGGGACGGGCGCGAGCACCCGATGCGCCAGCTCGGCAGCTCGGGTGTCTGGGAGCTCTTCGTCCCCGGCCTCGGCACCGGGACGGCCTACAAGTACGCCATCCTCGGCCAGGACGGCGAGTGGCGGGAGAAGGCCGACCCGCTGGCGGCCTGGTCCGAGCAGCCGCCGGCCACCTCCTCGCTGGTCTTCGAGTCGACCTACGAGTGGGGCGACGACGCGTGGATGGCCGAGCGACCCGCCAAGCAGCCGGTCGCCGAGGCGATGTCGGTCTACGAGATGCACCTGGCGTCGTGGAAGAAGCACCCCGACGGCCGCTTCTGGTCCTGGGCCGAGCTGGCCGACGACCTGCCGGCGTACCTCGCGGACCTGGGCTTCACCCACGTCGAGCTGATGCCGGTGATGCAGCACCCGTTCGGCGGCTCGTGGGGCTACCACGTGACGTCGTACTTCGCGCCGGACTCCCGCTTCGGCGACCCCGACGGCTTCAAGCTGCTCGTCGACCGGCTGCACCAGGCCGGCATCGGCGTCATCCTGGACTGGGTGCCCGGCCACTTCGCCACCGACGAGTGGGCGCTGGCGCGCTTCGACGGCACCCCGCTCTACGAGGATCCCAATCCGCAGCGCGGGTGGCACAAGGAGTGGGGCTCCCACATCTTCAACTTCGGTCGCAACGAGGTGCGCAACTTCCTCTACGCGAACGCGGTGTACTGGCTCGAGGAGTTCCACGCCGACGGCCTGCGCGTCGACGGCGTCGCCTCGATGCTCTACCTGGACTACTCCCGCGAGGAGGGTGAGTGGACGCCGAACAAGCACGGCGGCCGCGAGAACCTCGAGGCGGTGCAGTTCCTCCAGGAGATGAACGCGACGGTCTACAAGCGCGTCCCGGGGATCGTCACCGTCGCCGAGGAGTCCACCTCCTGGCCCGGCGTCACCCGGCCGACCTCCGCGGACGGCCTGGGCTTCGGCTTCAAGTGGAACATGGGCTGGATGCACGACTCCCTCGGGTACGTCGCGCACGAGCCGGTCCACCGCGCCTACCACCACGGCGAGATGACCTTCTCCCTGGTCTACGCGTGGTCGGAGAACTACGTGCTGCCGATCAGCCACGACGAGGTCGTGCACGGCAAGGGCTCCCTGCTGCGCAAGATGCCCGGCGACCGCTGGCAGCAGCTGGCGAACCTGCGCGCGTACCTCGGCTTCATGTGGGCCCACCCGGGCAAGCAGCTGCTGTTCATGGGCGCCGAGCTGGGCCAGGAGTCGGAGTGGGCGGAGTCCCGCGAGCTCGACTGGTGGCTGATGGACCACCCCGAGCACCGTGGCGTGCACTCCCTGGTGCGCGACCTCAACCGGGTCTACACCGGCTCGCCGGCCCTGTGGGCCGCCGACCACGACCCGGCCGGCTTCCAGTGGATCGACGCCAACGACGCGGGCCACAACACCTTCTCCTTCGTGCGCCGCGTGCCCGACGGGTCCGCGGTGCCGGAGCTGGTCTGCGTGGCGAACTTCGCCGCGGTCCCGCACGAGGGCTACCGCCTCGCGCTGCCCGCCGAGGGGGTGTGGGAGGAGGTGCTCAACACCGATGCCGAGACCTACACCGGGTCGGGCGTGGGCAACCTCGGCACGATCACCGGCGTGGCCGGGGAGCACCAGGGGCTGCCGGCGCACGCCGACATCGTGGTCCCGCCGCTGGCGACGGTCTGGTTCCGGCGCAAGGCGTAA